Proteins from a single region of Runella sp. SP2:
- a CDS encoding M1 family aminopeptidase, with protein sequence MFSTILSFELKYRFKRPATWGYWAVMFLFSLVLALFGSVSISGGSSEKVFINGPAIAGVFIAVMSVFGIMLATAVMGVPVYRDIEHKTQNYYFSYPISEKGYLMGRFVGSFLTLLFIGSGMIVGHLFGCIIGQTFEVGDNVERIGPYNLLNYLWPYLVVGVPNLFFAGSLFFSLVALTKRVFVTYAGGVVLLVTYLVASSLMTDLDNKSLAAILDPFALGALDDLTRYWTVTEQNTRFFPLEGNFLWNRLLWIGVGLLPLLYLLFRFDFQRFIAPKSQKISKKKTEKAAAPRSLADLPVAAKAYTTGRYLRQMLSMAKVEFRNIVRDPFFIAILLAAALFLFLDNQYAGMMYGTDSLPTTYLMLESKDSTFYFVVIILIIFITGEVVHRDRTVNFHLIGDALPLPNWLVYGSKFLAMIGVMLFIPIVGILCGITWQTIKGYFDYNLSLYLQGYVVPILQWTFLTMITFLIHTLVNNKMTGHVVNIAFWAVLYGTRAFSEYKYMLLYFNAVPTSTYSDMNGFGFTENTMWYLLCWGGLAAVFLVIGNLFWSRGTETNFKNRWRLAMQRFTPATGALLSVFTLVWLGSAGFIYYNQSVLNKYRTAEEGRKRSAEYEEKYRKYYLKAQPKVTSVKVEVDLFPKKRMIDARGRFVIKNKHNRPLDSLILNVGGGFPHYRMSLKIDGVEPKKLLNDTIQRFYIYKLPKTLMPNDSAVLEIVSHGEFRGFRNGGEEQFTITDNGTFVNQGDLFPNIGYSQQAELSSERYRKKYKLPIREFEMPKRTDSTGLQNFLFTQEGDWITFEGTVSTEPDQIAIMPGYLQKEWTQNGRKYFNYQQNEFMDLFFNVASARYAVHRETVKNSDGQDIKVEIFHHPTHNKNITHFMNGLKDALRYCSSNFRPYQFRQMRILEFPRYQTFAQSFPNTIMYSENFGFLADFSDPNKTDYAYYVTAHEVAHQWWGHQVMPSFTRGANNIAEALAEYSSHMVLHHTYGRDVMQERLKYALDQYLRGRGTENKGEQPLMDNENGAYIWYGKGTLTFYALQDMVGEQRLNTWLKDYAERTAFRQKAPFTTTDEWYNSIYTQTPDSLKYFVEDCIKKITLYENKVTGVEATPLKGDQYKIKLTVETKKLYFDKTGKEIAQGKTPNYIDIGVFTEESKNKLGMKQKVPLYLQKHKLSPGKHTIELVVKGKPLKGGIDPYNKLIDRISDDNVMKVEML encoded by the coding sequence ATGTTTTCAACCATACTTTCCTTTGAACTAAAATACCGCTTTAAGCGACCCGCGACTTGGGGCTATTGGGCGGTGATGTTTCTATTTTCGTTGGTGCTGGCACTGTTTGGTTCGGTGAGCATCAGCGGCGGCTCGTCCGAAAAAGTATTCATCAACGGCCCTGCGATTGCGGGGGTTTTCATTGCCGTGATGAGTGTGTTCGGTATCATGCTTGCAACGGCCGTGATGGGTGTGCCCGTCTATCGCGACATTGAGCACAAAACCCAAAATTACTATTTCAGCTACCCAATTTCCGAAAAAGGCTACTTGATGGGTCGTTTTGTTGGGTCTTTTCTGACACTGTTATTTATTGGTTCAGGGATGATAGTAGGGCACTTGTTTGGTTGTATTATTGGCCAAACCTTCGAGGTGGGCGATAATGTCGAACGCATTGGCCCTTACAACTTACTGAACTACCTGTGGCCTTACTTGGTCGTAGGCGTTCCCAATTTGTTCTTTGCGGGAAGTCTCTTTTTTAGCTTGGTGGCCTTGACCAAACGGGTGTTTGTTACCTATGCGGGTGGGGTGGTTTTGTTGGTGACTTACTTGGTAGCCTCTTCGTTGATGACCGATTTGGACAACAAGTCGCTGGCCGCTATTCTCGACCCTTTTGCCTTGGGAGCGCTTGATGATTTGACGCGTTACTGGACAGTTACCGAACAAAATACCCGTTTTTTCCCACTGGAAGGTAATTTTCTGTGGAACCGTTTGCTATGGATAGGCGTAGGGTTGCTGCCATTGTTGTATTTGTTATTTCGCTTTGATTTTCAACGCTTCATTGCACCGAAATCTCAAAAAATTTCCAAAAAGAAAACCGAAAAAGCAGCTGCTCCACGCTCATTGGCGGATTTGCCCGTGGCCGCAAAAGCCTACACCACGGGTCGTTATTTGAGGCAAATGCTCAGCATGGCCAAAGTCGAGTTTCGGAACATTGTTCGAGACCCCTTCTTTATTGCTATTTTGTTGGCGGCGGCGTTGTTCTTGTTTTTAGACAATCAGTACGCAGGGATGATGTACGGAACCGATTCATTGCCAACTACTTATTTGATGTTAGAGTCCAAAGACAGTACATTCTATTTTGTGGTGATTATCCTGATTATTTTCATTACGGGCGAAGTCGTGCACCGCGACCGAACGGTCAATTTTCACCTCATTGGCGATGCTTTGCCGTTGCCCAACTGGCTGGTGTACGGTTCTAAGTTCTTGGCTATGATTGGGGTGATGCTGTTTATTCCTATCGTGGGGATTTTATGCGGTATTACTTGGCAAACTATCAAAGGCTATTTTGATTATAATTTGTCGTTGTACTTGCAAGGCTACGTAGTTCCTATTTTGCAGTGGACGTTCCTGACCATGATTACGTTTTTGATTCATACTCTGGTCAACAACAAAATGACGGGGCACGTGGTCAACATTGCTTTTTGGGCGGTGCTGTACGGCACGCGGGCTTTTTCGGAATACAAATACATGTTGCTGTATTTCAACGCCGTTCCTACTTCGACTTATTCTGACATGAATGGGTTTGGATTTACCGAAAATACCATGTGGTATTTGTTGTGCTGGGGCGGATTGGCAGCGGTCTTTTTGGTGATTGGTAACCTCTTTTGGTCACGCGGAACGGAAACCAATTTCAAAAACCGTTGGCGCTTGGCCATGCAGCGCTTTACGCCTGCTACAGGGGCGTTGCTGTCGGTGTTTACCCTTGTTTGGTTAGGTTCAGCGGGCTTTATTTATTACAACCAAAGTGTATTGAACAAGTACCGTACCGCCGAAGAAGGCCGCAAACGAAGCGCGGAGTATGAAGAAAAATACCGTAAATATTACCTCAAAGCACAGCCTAAAGTGACGTCGGTGAAGGTAGAGGTAGATTTATTCCCTAAAAAACGAATGATAGATGCCCGTGGTCGATTTGTGATAAAAAATAAGCACAATCGCCCGTTGGATTCGCTGATTTTGAACGTGGGAGGTGGTTTCCCTCATTACCGAATGAGCCTAAAAATTGACGGAGTGGAGCCTAAGAAATTGTTGAACGATACGATTCAACGGTTCTACATTTACAAATTACCAAAAACACTGATGCCCAACGACTCGGCGGTGCTTGAAATCGTGTCGCATGGTGAATTTAGGGGCTTTCGCAATGGGGGAGAAGAGCAATTTACGATTACGGACAATGGTACTTTTGTGAACCAAGGCGATTTGTTCCCGAACATTGGGTACAGTCAGCAAGCCGAACTTTCGTCGGAGCGGTATCGGAAAAAGTACAAATTACCGATTCGGGAATTTGAAATGCCCAAACGCACTGACTCGACGGGGTTACAGAATTTCTTGTTTACCCAAGAAGGCGACTGGATAACGTTTGAAGGCACGGTCAGTACCGAACCCGACCAAATCGCAATTATGCCTGGGTATTTGCAAAAAGAATGGACGCAAAACGGTCGTAAGTATTTCAATTACCAACAAAACGAGTTCATGGATTTGTTCTTCAACGTCGCGTCGGCGCGTTATGCCGTCCACCGCGAAACGGTTAAGAACTCTGATGGACAGGATATTAAAGTGGAAATTTTCCACCATCCTACGCATAATAAAAACATTACCCACTTTATGAATGGGTTGAAAGACGCCTTGCGCTACTGTTCGTCCAATTTTCGCCCGTACCAGTTCCGACAGATGCGTATTTTGGAATTTCCTCGTTATCAGACCTTTGCGCAGTCGTTTCCCAATACAATTATGTATTCGGAAAACTTTGGGTTTTTGGCCGATTTCTCAGACCCCAACAAAACCGATTATGCGTATTACGTAACGGCCCACGAGGTAGCGCACCAGTGGTGGGGACACCAAGTGATGCCGAGTTTCACGCGGGGGGCCAACAACATCGCTGAGGCATTGGCCGAGTACAGTTCGCACATGGTGCTACACCACACTTACGGCCGCGACGTGATGCAGGAGCGCCTCAAATACGCCCTCGACCAGTATTTGCGCGGCCGTGGAACGGAAAACAAAGGCGAACAGCCGCTGATGGACAACGAAAACGGGGCGTACATTTGGTACGGAAAAGGCACGCTGACGTTTTATGCCCTGCAAGACATGGTGGGCGAGCAGCGCCTCAACACGTGGCTGAAAGACTATGCCGAACGGACGGCCTTCCGCCAGAAAGCGCCTTTTACGACGACCGACGAATGGTACAACAGTATTTACACCCAAACGCCTGATTCGCTCAAGTATTTTGTGGAGGATTGTATCAAAAAAATCACCTTGTACGAAAACAAAGTGACGGGCGTAGAAGCGACGCCACTGAAAGGCGACCAGTATAAAATAAAGCTGACAGTAGAGACGAAAAAGCTGTATTTTGACAAAACGGGCAAGGAAATTGCGCAGGGAAAAACGCCGAACTACATCGACATTGGGGTGTTTACGGAGGAGTCTAAAAACAAACTCGGCATGAAGCAAAAAGTGCCGCTTTACCTCCAAAAACACAAACTCAGCCCAGGCAAGCACACGATTGAGTTGGTAGTAAAAGGCAAGCCCCTCAAAGGCGGCATCGACCCCTACAACAAACTCATCGACCGTATTTCGGATGATAATGTGATGAAAGTGGAAATGCTGTAG